ATCTTGTCTATACAGCAACTTTTTGTGCCTAGGATTATGCACCCTGCGGGGAAGCACTAGAAACTGCTTCACTCTGTCCCTCGTTTGACCAACCGAGACAGCAAACTAGAACATGGAGCTGACACTTGGAAACTGCCGACACGTGGCATCCTACAGCATCCCCCCACTCGCCACGTGGCTAGACACCCGTCGCGTGCCATGTCCCCACTATATTTTACCGCCTTTTGTGCACGCTTTAAAATCCCCCTGCACCCAAAATTCTCTTCCTCGGCAAACGTCTCCAAAACTAGAAGAAAACTTGCATAAACCTGTGAACTCGGTGGTGGTTTTGTGGCGTACATTCATGGCTTCAAGGAGACCCTTTTGGCTCTTTGTGATGGCCGTTGCGATGGCATTGGCGGTTCTCGCCCCCGGGTGTGGTGGCTCCGGGGTTGGGCACATGCCctcaaagaaggaagaaggcgAGGACTTTGAGGAATTCAAGGTGAAGACGGGGCAAGCAGGCGAGAAGGCGGCAGATGCTGGGAAAGAGGCGAAGGAGGCCTCGGAGTCGTGGGCCGAGTGGGCGAAGGAGAAGATCTCAGAAGGACTAGGGTTCAAGCAGGACGAGGCCACAGAGAGCACTGCGAGAAGAACCTCCGATAAGGCTGCTGATACTGCTAAGACCGCCAAAGACAAGGTCCAGGACATGGCCTCTGGTTAGTACGATGATTGTTGTTGCGTTCGTGAACTTTACTTTCCGAATTCATGCAAATCGTTGTTTAACGGTGTTGATGTCGCCTTTATGATGAATAGGAGCTGGTCGCTATGCAGCAGAGAAGGCCAGCAACGTGAAGAACACAGCATCCGAGAAAGCCGAGGAAGCCAAGAGAGCCACGGCTGAGAAGTCAAGCGAGCTGAAGGACGCGGCTGCCAAGAAGGCTGAGCAAGTCAAGGACGCAGCTGCCGAGAAGGCTGATCAAGTTAAGGATGCGGCCAAGGAAAAGGCTGAGAACATTAAGAACACGGCAACTACCACAGCCCAAGAAGCAAAGGAAAAGGCTGAGTCTGCTGCCAAAACAGCGGCAGAGAAGGCAAAAGAGTCGAAGGAGAAGGCGGCAGGCAAGGCAGAAGAGTCGAAGCAGAAGGCGGCACAGAAAAGTGAGCAGGCAACGCAGAAGGCAGCTGAGACAACAGAGCAAGCGAAGCAGAAGGCATCGCAGGCAAAGCAGAAGGCAGCCGAGACAACAGAGCAAGCGAAGCAGAAGGCGTCTGAAACAGCAGAACAAGCGAGGGAGAAGGCTGCAGAGACTGGGAAAAGGGCATCGGAGGAGGGGAAGAGGAAGCAAGAGGAGGCCGAGGAGCACTTGAGCTGGGGCAAAGAGAAGGCCAAGGAAGGCTATGAAGCAGTCAAGGCCAAAGCCGGCGAGACGCTCGAAGCTGCGAAGCACAAGTCCCAGGAAATCAAGGACAATTTGGCCGGCAAAGGCCGCGACGCGGAGGAGCTTTGAGAGAGATGGATCAGGCAGCTTCTGTGATGATATTTTGGGTTCTTTTCTATTAAGAGTTTTAAGGGCTCCTTGAGTTTTGTGCAGGTTGATGTGTTTACCAAGGATGTCTCTGTTTTCTTGTATACTTTCTGATGTTCAATAATACGAGAACCTCTTCAAAAGGCAATGATTTTGGTAGAACAGAATGTCTTCCTAAAATGCTTGACCTTCTGGTTTAGTGCAATTCTCAAAATGCATGAATCATGCCTGAACAAAACGAGGAATGAAGATGGTGGTAAATCAGCCACATGCTTATATAATCAATGTGAATTAGAATGGTTGTACAAATGGGTTGACAATCTACATCCGCAGATGTCAATCATATATACAGAAGCACGCCCTTTTGTGGTATGTGGTTGTGGACAACTACAAGTACGTAATTCTAGTATCTATCTACAAGAGGAGTGGTTACCAGCTTTGAACTATTGCCGGGGTTCTTCAGTGGTGGCTGGGATCAGTCCGGCAATGACGTCCAAGTGAAGCTTCTCGTTCAACATTGCCTTGTATTCGTCGTCCCTGTCCTCCAGATTCCTCATTAGTTCAACCTGTCCACGCACAGAGACATCAAACCAAGGACCCGGGGTGTAAAACTACAACGTCTTGATCTGCTGAGCCTTGACATTCTAAGACGAGAATGCACCGCAAGCGAGAATGATTAGCATGCATGAAAGAATGGAAAGAGGGGTCAAAGGAAGTCAGAAAGCGGGCCGGTTGCGTCTGGCTGCAAGAATGAAGTATCCAGGTATAGAGAACGGATTGAAAGATCTTTTGAGACATGATCATAGTCATTAGATTTGGCGAATCGCATAGTCGCAGTGTAGTCGATATGATCAGTCATTGGTGAATCGTAtaatgagaaaacaaagaatCCCACCTTGATATGCTTGCTGTTTAGTTACTGAGGCGTGTGCTTAGAGTAGAAAGCGCAAGTGAAGCCGtggaaaggagaagaaaaatggtGGTACCTGCTTTTGGAAGGAGTCAAACTCGTCGGAGCTCAGGGAGCCATCGCTGTTGGCATCGAGGAGCTGCATCATCTCTCGCGCATCATCCCCTGGGGCCCCGAGCTCTTCCATCACTTCCATGAGCTCTTCTATGCTGATCCTACCATCTCCATTCTTGTCAAGAAGGCGGAAGACGCGATCTCTTCGGTCGATCTCCATTTCCTTGTGATTTGAGGATGGGAGGTCCTGAAGACGCAGAGCGGCAAGCTCCGCCGCGGCCAACATTATCGCCTTTAGCCGTTTTGCCTGAgcatcaaagagagagagagactcatttttGAGTCGAGGCACTTCTCATGACATTGTTTACCAACATGAAGAACCAGAAATGCACACGAGAGTAGAATACAACCTCCTCAGGATCGGTGAGTCCGCTTTTATACAAAGAGTGAGATGCTGTTCCACCAGCTGCCAACATGTCCATCTCCGTAGTTCGTATCTGTATCTCCATCAATGGTCGAGCTTGGCCATTCTTGCTCACATCGACAGCCATATGTAAGCTTCGATAGCCATTCAGTTTGGGCCTCGAAATGTAGTCTTTCGATCTGTGCGGCATCTCTTTCCACAAAATCTGGACAATTTCTCGTGTTCTATAGCACGCTTTTTCGCCTATCTCAGTCGTATCTGGTCCTGACTTTGGCTTCAGTATGATTCGCAAACCCAGAATATCATTCACTTCCTCTGGCTTCCTCCCATCTCGCAGGAGCTTCTTCATAGTGCTGTAGCGGCTCTTATATCGACCTAGAACCAAAATGTCGTCCACCATATCAGCCAGAACGGAATCATCCTGTAAAGACTGAAGCAGCTCCTCTTTGTATATTTCTATCAAGGGCTTGCTTCCAGTTTCGTGGCTTCTTAACCACCTGTCGACATAGAGGTACGAGTAAGGGAACAGATACCGGAACGAAAGATCCTCTAACTCCAGAGATAAGAATTCCGTCCTCAACGCATGTGCTAATGGCGCGTGCACTTTCATAACCTCGAGAGAGACTATTTGCTGTTGATATCTGGGCAGGTAATTTAAATGCCTCATCATATCGAGTTTCAGAGCCAGGTCGAGAACCACGGCTCTTGTGTCGTAGAATGTGAGGCAGAATTTCCTCAAGGCAGCGGCACTTTCGTCGTCCAACACATCAACTTTCGAGGGGAAGCTCTTGACTCGCAAGCTCTCGTGGAGCAGATGAGCCGTCCCCCTGCCAATCCGGTCTCTCACTTCATGGATGGACACTGCTCCTGTCTCGAGAACTTCTCTGAGGATGCCAGCTGATATTACCTCCGCATCCATCTATCATTGAACATCGTACATGATAGGGAGTAGAAAAAACAAAGCTGCTTTAAAATTTCATGTCGGAAAGAATATGCAGAAGGAAGGTTGAAAGCCAAGCGAAACATTCTGagacaagaagtaaaaaaatacaaatttgaatGGATGGCATTCAAATATAGCAAGGTATTGATATGAAGTAGTCATTTGATGTATCGTCACAGCGCAGATTTACTGGCTTGCAGCAGAACTCTTATCTTTTCTCAAACGTGAGTCCTGACAGGGCAATCTAACACTACAAAAGTTGAGATACCGAAAAGCTCTCTAGGCCTCTATGAGGCCAGAAAAACCTCCAACAAGGAGACTACACCTGAAGAGAACTAGATAAGTCGCCGGCATGATTGAGTGTGCAAAACCCACACGCCGACTTGAAAATGAGGCTCACTCAACTTCACTGCATGGCCGGTCGCCCCCTCGGCCACTCAGCTTTGGTGCAATTTGAAAGAATGTCTACTGAGTTTATAAGATCACGTGTAGAACTTCCACATTTCGCTTCCCCGGAACTAGGCTGCTGCACAATTTCTCCTTCATTACTTATAAACCAAAACCCCCCACCCCTCAAACGAATCAAATTTCTGCATCGCCCACCGCTGCAATGCTGCATAGATTGCGCGCGTGCAGTCGCAATGCATAATCTCGATAACTATGAATCAATGAACTATCACAAATGCACCGACGGAAGCTAACAGTAAAGGACACCAGGCTGAATCACGCCCATCGGAACACAAACCCACGAGGAGAAATTTCCCAAGAACCTGAAGATCGGCGAGAATGACGGCGACGCTGAGGGCCCTGGAGAGGGGAGGCCGGCCGTCGGCGCCGGGCGGGGAGCTCTGCAGCATGGGGATGGCGAGCTTGAGCGCCTTGAACAGAATGCGGGAGGACCTCGTGGAGAGCGACACCCCGCTCCTCATCCGCTCCGTCAGCTCGTTGAACGCCCCCACCAGCTCCACCACCATCTTTCCCCCGGCGTGCTCCAGCGCCACGGCGGCCGCCGCGTTCtccgccggcgccggcgagACGGCGCGAGCTCCTCCCGCGGCAGCCGGGGCGTCGTTGCCCACGGCGGCGGgaggacgacggcggcggcggaggaggagggcgggCCTTCCGGGGACGAGGGGGAGATGGGTGTCGGGCGGGGGGACGGAGGAGCGAGCTTGGCGAGGCGGAGGTCGTGGGGAGGAAGGCAGTGGATCTCCATGGCGCAGCAGGCTTTTGCGGCTGTGCTTTGCTCGTTTTTTAAAGGTGACTTTTTTATTATCAAGTTCTGATCTTTTTCCCACTAAATCTTCGATGAATGTCGAGTGCGCAAGAATTAAGAACGAAACAGGAACTAGGAGTGAGCGGTGACTGTGAGCAGTTCAGATTCCATATAGATTGCATTTGGAATTTAGAATTTATTCTTTGAAATAGTCTCTTCATTTTTTCAACTTGAAATCTATATTCTGCCCTAATTCTAATGTCGATTCCGGATCCTATAAGGTTCTAACTGTATTATCAATTGAACGATTACAGTATATTATCAACTACTCAATTTAGAGTAAAAGCCTcaataacaaaatgaaaattcgacTAATAATTCTAAATTATACATTCACCATTAAACGTTATGAAATATCGTAAGATCGTATGAAAGCACAAATCAATAAAtacacaaaaacttatttcaaatTCTAGTTTATAGGCTCTATCAATCTAAAAATTGAAATCTATTATGTCAAAGtaagtttctcaatttttggattctgaaatttaatttgcatgaactcaataaatttCCAACAGTGTGCTTATCAGATTCAAGATTATCATGCTCACTCGTGGCTGTTGTTGGGTTGTGTTCTTGCCAAAAGGGTCCAAACAGGCCAAAAGCCCAGCCCAGACAGCTCAGACATCTCTCCCACCTAAAACCCTACTGCAAAAATCTcaccttttccttcttctccttcttcttcttcttcttctgcttccccattactctctctctctctctagtgtaCGCAAGCCCTTCCATGTCGGCACTCACCGCTCGCAGTCGACGCCCATAACTTCTCGGCGCCTTCGCAGTCGGAGTAACTCCCATGGCCATGTCGGCCCTCTCGAGAGGCCTCATTTCTCGCTTCCGAGCTCTCTCCATCCTCAACCCCACCTCGTCGTCTTGCGCTGAGCACTGGGTCAGGAGGTTCAGCGCGGAGGCGGCCCTGCTCACCCCGGATTCGGCCCGCGTGATCGAGGCGGCCCCGGGCGTGATGGGTCCCACCTCGAGGCGGACGGGGATCATAGCGGTGAAGTGCGGGATGACGGCGCAGTGGAACAAATGGGGCGCGAGGGTCCCCTTGTCCGTGCTCTGGGTCGACGACAACATCGTCTGCCAGGTGAAGACTGTCGAGAAAGAAGGCTTCTTTTCTCTACAGGTGCGAGTTCTCTCGTGAAAAGGCTTATTCGGGATTTGATTGGTTTTCGTGAATTTGACGTGATGCTACGGGGGTGAGTGTGCGGTATTAACATGGAGAGCTTGAGAAGAAATGTGGGTAGTGGGATACTCTTGGAAAGGTCAGAGCTTTCGTGGGTCTCTCATTGGTTGAGTTCTTCATTGAGAACACTTCGGTTGATCCGTGAGTGTTGTTCTTCTGTATGCTTCTGTTGAAAATTTCGTGACTTGGTCAGAAAAGTGTGCTCTTCTGATGATTTTAATTGGAGAGATATTCATTTTAAGCTCGATTATGGTGGTGAAGCGATGGAAATTTCATAATGGATACCATGTCCTAATGTCCTGGCCTCCCTAGTGACAGTATTCTCGTGGATTTGCGATGTCTGAATCAATTAGTGTCTTATTAAAACTGGTGCTGGTGAAAGCCGTAGGTTTTACTGGAGAGTAGAATTGATTGTCTTATTGACAGTGGAAACAATTTTTTGACCTGGCAAAAAAGGAGGATGACTGAGGGGAA
This genomic stretch from Eucalyptus grandis isolate ANBG69807.140 chromosome 3, ASM1654582v1, whole genome shotgun sequence harbors:
- the LOC104415298 gene encoding late embryogenesis abundant protein D-29, with product MELTLGNCRHVASYSIPPLATWLDTRRVPCPHYILPPFVHALKSPCTQNSLPRQTSPKLEENLHKPVNSVVVLWRTFMASRRPFWLFVMAVAMALAVLAPGCGGSGVGHMPSKKEEGEDFEEFKVKTGQAGEKAADAGKEAKEASESWAEWAKEKISEGLGFKQDEATESTARRTSDKAADTAKTAKDKVQDMASGAGRYAAEKASNVKNTASEKAEEAKRATAEKSSELKDAAAKKAEQVKDAAAEKADQVKDAAKEKAENIKNTATTTAQEAKEKAESAAKTAAEKAKESKEKAAGKAEESKQKAAQKSEQATQKAAETTEQAKQKASQAKQKAAETTEQAKQKASETAEQAREKAAETGKRASEEGKRKQEEAEEHLSWGKEKAKEGYEAVKAKAGETLEAAKHKSQEIKDNLAGKGRDAEEL
- the LOC104415297 gene encoding probable GTP diphosphokinase CRSH, chloroplastic, translating into MGVDCERHRSLLVPVSFLILAHSTFIEDLVGKRSELDNKKVTFKKRAKHSRKSLLRHGDPLPSSPRPPPRQARSSVPPPDTHLPLVPGRPALLLRRRRRPPAAVGNDAPAAAGGARAVSPAPAENAAAAVALEHAGGKMVVELVGAFNELTERMRSGVSLSTRSSRILFKALKLAIPMLQSSPPGADGRPPLSRALSVAVILADLQMDAEVISAGILREVLETGAVSIHEVRDRIGRGTAHLLHESLRVKSFPSKVDVLDDESAAALRKFCLTFYDTRAVVLDLALKLDMMRHLNYLPRYQQQIVSLEVMKVHAPLAHALRTEFLSLELEDLSFRYLFPYSYLYVDRWLRSHETGSKPLIEIYKEELLQSLQDDSVLADMVDDILVLGRYKSRYSTMKKLLRDGRKPEEVNDILGLRIILKPKSGPDTTEIGEKACYRTREIVQILWKEMPHRSKDYISRPKLNGYRSLHMAVDVSKNGQARPLMEIQIRTTEMDMLAAGGTASHSLYKSGLTDPEEAKRLKAIMLAAAELAALRLQDLPSSNHKEMEIDRRDRVFRLLDKNGDGRISIEELMEVMEELGAPGDDAREMMQLLDANSDGSLSSDEFDSFQKQVELMRNLEDRDDEYKAMLNEKLHLDVIAGLIPATTEEPRQ